TAGCGGTCCGGAGCAACGCCGCGGAAGGATTCTCGCCAAGAATCTGCAAGATTCTCGGTTGCGCGCGACATCTGTGTTTTAGCGAGGCGCAGGCTGACCGCGCGCCAGTGATAAAGCGAGCCGGCACCAGACTGGGGGGCTTTGTCATTCATTACGAGATTCGCGGACGAGCAGATTCATGACGGCTACGAAAATCGCAATCACGAATTGGACACGGCCGTATGCCGGTCGAACGTGGAGCGATTAAGCGCCTGGGCCCATCAATGCCGGAAGGACTCGGTTGTGCGGGGAACTGATGTAAAGCATGGTCCGACTTTGTCTACTGCCGCCAGGCCCCCGGCCGGCGACGGTCACGCTAACGTTGGGTCATTCGCTACTCAAAGTGCGAATCGCCACGCTGTCGACGAGCAGTTGTTGGCGGACATCGTGACGGGGGACCGTTCGGCGTACGCCGCCTTCTACGATCGCCATGCGCCGCGAATTCTGGGGGTGTTGATCCGGGCCCTGCGACATCGAGCGGATGCCGAGGATGTTCTGCAGGAGACTTTTCACCAGGTTTGGCGGTCGGCCGCGCAGTATTCGCCGCTACGGTCCTCGCCCGAGGTGTGGCTGATGCTGCTGGCGCGATCTCGACTGCTCGATTTTGTCCGCCGCCGCCGACCGGACGCAAACGGA
This portion of the Pirellulales bacterium genome encodes:
- a CDS encoding sigma-70 family RNA polymerase sigma factor yields the protein MADIVTGDRSAYAAFYDRHAPRILGVLIRALRHRADAEDVLQETFHQVWRSAAQYSPLRSSPEVWLMLLARSRLLDFVRRRRPDANGALVYTEAQTTDPLAELVRLESAQRVRLALERLPEEQRSVIALSYFRGLTHQQIAEQQAIPLGTAKTRILLGIRALRKSLHVFRDGA